The Aedes albopictus strain Foshan chromosome 2, AalbF5, whole genome shotgun sequence region ACCAAGAGATTTTTCACCATGGGCTGGGACCGCGTTTCATTCACCAAAGAACTAATAGgaacaattccggaagaaacagcACAATGGAGTACTTGAGAAACCCCTGGATCATTTTGATTATCGCCAGTCTCCATGGTATCAGAGTTCTGAGTTTGCACTATTGAGTTAGTGGACAAACCAGGGACCGTCTCGTCATCGGATGAAATTACGAGATCTGACGAACCCCCATCGGTGTCATTTGTTTCCATGCGGGCCTAATTTGTTCTACCGCAGGGAAACAAGTAATGGAATCAACTAAGCTGAGTATGAACTACAACTTATACCAAACAATGGtggtaaaaaaaacaataaaagaacAAAATTAACCAAAACCAGATGTTCAAATACTATATAAAGTTCAACcgggaaaaacgaaaaaaaaaataaaggaaaaataTAGGAATTAAAAAACGCCAATTCAAATACGTATACCAACTTAAGTACTAATATTGTGGAAGAAAATataggaaaagaaaaaaaaacaaagaaagagaaggatagcaactaaaaaaaaaaccaagcacTAATTCGAAGACATAGTCCTACCTGAAAGCGAGAAAAACAACCAAGTAAAACAAACgaaaataaatccaaagaaaaatacTTTTAGAACCACTGTGGTAAGAGTGCGGCAGAGCAAATGGGAATCAAACAAAAATAATACCCATAACAGTTGAAATAATATGGGGGCAAAAGGGCAAGGAaacgaagaaaaaaaatgaaaagaaaggatagcaactaaaaaaaacaCACCAATTCAAATATGTGTACCTACTTAAATACTAAGTTAGTGTAGgaaaatattaaagaaaaaaaaatcaaagatgaaGAAGGAtagcaactcaaaaaaaaaaacttaataataaaaataatgtgATGAAAATAATTCGTGAAACAGGGGGAACTACTGTACCAccgaaaatcaaattaaaattatcGCTGCGAGCAAGACGGTGGACTGGGGAACAATAGAGTACCAAAATGAATCAAAATAAACTTGTCTATGCACACGCAAAGCGACAAAGAAAAAGACCAAACCAACAGATCTAACCGAAATATTTACCATATGATCCGAAACAACGTTGAAATGTGCTATTTGCGTCCATGCACATGAACAATAATGCCCGGTTGGATGACCACCGCAGACACTGGCGAAGCTGTGTCTCCGCCTTTGGTGTGGACGGTGTGGTGCTCGATATTGCAGGCAATTGTTTCACTCTCGGTAGGTAGACGGTTTCTGATGCTGTCGTCGTCGATGGGTCGATGAGAAGGATGAGGTGTAAATGGCAACACGTTGATCCGTTGATTTTATTGCCTTTTTAGCTCCGACAGCTCCGGGGGTATTGCTGCACGGCCACTCCGTAGGACTCGGCCAGGGAATGCCGCTTCCAAGTGAAGCAAAGCCTATTTCTTTTACTAGATAATTAGGCACTAGTAACACTTGTAAAAAACCTATCACTTTCGATAGGAAAAAAACAATCACTATCGAAACAGGCTAGGGCAAGAGAATGACGTGTGTCTCGCTCGGATGCTTGACAAGGAATGtgtattatgatgatgatgatgatctttagcggtgtgcaagagaacggtgtgtggcggcgtaAGATGTACCACGAATTAGCATAATATTGAAGGTCAGAAAAACAAGCGCGTTGCTGGTCGGACACGATTGTCCGGGTGCTTGAAAAACATTCAAAAGAGCTTCATAGCTGTGGTAAACCCTCCGGGATCTTGGATGCATCCGATCTACTCAATACGCGGCACATTTGTGAATTGGTCTTTCTTAAACTTTAGCTTAGCTTCGCTCTGACAACACCTTTTTCGACGAGATGCAATTATTGATAAAGCATGACATCTGACCAATGACCATGTTTAACCATGTGGTAACAAGCCCAAAGTTGAAAGATTCAAACTCATTTTACATCAACGCAACGGTATGTTTTAGTCACATCCGATATGGAATTGAAATGGGAAATTTCCCACTTTATCTATTATATCACGACTCGGCCTAGCTCTAACAGCCAGTCACAATGAATCGGATGTTAGGATTTAGAAAAGCTTATCATTCAGCTTTCCGTATTTTCCAAACCTTATTCCAAATTGCCAAAAATCCCCAAATATATCCTATAAAAGGTATCGTGAGCTCTTCGGACATCACTCATCAACCAAACCTTCCCAACCAATCATGAAGAGATTTGCCATAGTTTTCGCGGGCCTGGCTCTAGCCAGTGCATCGGTTGTCAATTTCCCGAACATGAAGCGCGTCGAAGAGTTGGATATTTTTTGGAAGCAACTGGATCCTCAGCTGCAAGCACTGCGACCATCCGAAAACCAACGCATCGTCAACGGCCAGGAAGCGCGGCCAAACCAGTTTCCGTATCAAGCGTTGGTGCTCAGTTTCTTCGAGGATGGAAATTCCGGCCTGTGCGGTGGTACCATACTGACGCCGAACTTCGTGATGACAGCAGCGCACTGTGTACTGATTGGAACTTTGGCCACTCACGGAACGGCGGTCTTGGGAGCCCACAATCGCCAGGTGGCTGAAGCAACTCAACAGCGTTTTAACTTCGATCAAGTCAACGTGCACCCAAGTTACATCGCTGCGTTGCTCCGTAACGATATCGCTACTGTGAGGCTTTCTGTCCCAGCCGTGTTCAACGAGTTTGTCCAGCCAATTGACATTCCGGCCTTGTCGGACACCAGGACTTTTGCCGGAATGACTGGCATTATTTCCGGGTTTGGACGCACCTCGGATGAAACTGGATCTCCAGCTAGTGAGGTCGTGATGTACACGAGTAATCCCATTCTGACCAACGCCGACTGTGCGGCTTCGTGGAATGCGGTTTTGGTTGGAGCACAGAACATCTGTTTGTCCGGCGCCGGCGGACGTTCCGTGTGCAACGGAGATTCTGGCGGTCCGTTGGCAATACACGAGAATGGACGCAGTCTGCAGGTCGGTATATCATCCATGGTTCACGTGGACGGATGTGCGTCTGGTATGCCTTCTGTATTTGTGCGGGTATCGCACTACCTGCAGTGGATCGCTGATAACAGCGATGTGGTGCTGCGAAATTAGTTCGAAAAACAATATCATTGGCGTCAGTGAAATAATGATTATCTTGAGCATATCAAATACATTTTAAGTGCAAATGATCACGTGTGTCTTTTATTGAATTTCAGTGCTTTTTGTTTATGCTGCATAATAATATCAGTTCAACATGCTTGTACAAAACTTAAAATAGATTaatatattaggggtactcactaaacaaatTAAATTGCtgggtaagccatgattttctgcttatttgaaatgtttcatgattgtgcgaatgaaataatcaaagattttgccttggcgatcgcgatgtttaatcagtttaattggtttacgctgtttagtgaatccccctattatttttATTGAATAGGAGATATAAACGCGTAACTAAATAGCACTCCGTATCCAGGGATGTCCCATAAATCATTATCTTGTTGGACAGAGATTTTTTTATCTATCATACTGTTTTTGCAATCGCATGTCATTACTCATGAAGCTAAATCGGACAACTGGCATATCGCGATtgtaaaaataaatatatattCAGTGAGTCACCACATATTCCATGAGCTATCTGGTAACCCTGCCATcgacttccacaggaatttctccgacaACCTAGCAGAATATTGGGAATCACTACAGAACGAGAAACATTCTTATCTGGACAGATTTCAATCAAACATGTCTGATATACTGTCTCTTCAACAGAGAGCACAACAAATATGCCCAATTCGGAGTCGTAGGTTCCGGTCGAGTTCGATAAAACAACATCATTGCCTAGTTGCGCATCCAAGTACTAGTTCAACTCGCGACTCGCAATGATCAAATCGCTCGTTCTGTTCACTTTTCTAGCGACCTTGACTCTCCGTCGAGTTCACAGCGTTCCGATAGCTGCCCTTGAGGATCGTGACACCGGATGGATGGAGATGTCCACCTTTTGGATTAGGCTACCCAATGTGGACTACCGAAAGAAGGTCGTTGTTAGCGAGGCAAGCATCGGAGGTTCCAAGATCGCCGGTGGTACAATAGCGGAAAAGCAACAGTTTCCGTACCAAGCCGCGATTTTGGTCAACTTTCTGGATGGTTCTGGAGTTCTTTGTGGAGGAGCGATTGTTTCGTCGACATATGTTCTGACAGCCGCCCACTGCATGGATGGATCGATCGACGCTACGGTCATTGTGGGAACAAATGTGATCAGTATTCCGAGTGACGATCAAGCCGTGGAGATCAAAGTGACTTTCCATGATATCTTGGTGCATCCGAAGTACGATCCAGTGGAAGTGGTGAACGATATCGCCATAGTGAGGTTGACTAAGGCGCTCGTGTTTTCCAGTGAGTGACTATTGTGTACTTTTATGATGAAATTGTAACGGGAGACATTTTTCTCAATAGATAAAATTCAACCGATTCGGCTGCCCAACACAAAAGAAGCTCTGCTAGATCTAGCAAACACCGATGCCACCGTTTCCGGATGGGGAGCTTTAAGTGGAGATGAGTACGTCGAGATCAATGACAGCATAAAGCTAGAGCTGCGGTACACGAATAACCCTGTGATATCCAATGACGTCTGCAGCAAGATGTTCCAGGACATGATTCGGAATGGCCACGTTTGTGTCTCCGGCGATAAAGGTCGAAATGCTTGTCAGGGAGATTCCGGAGGACCTCTCAAGGCAAGCTTAAATGGGAAACCTACTCTGGTGAGGAATGATAGTATAAtaaaattactgcaagttttcacTGACATATGATTCATTGCAGATTGGAATAGTGTCGTATGGTTCTGTGGATGGTTGCGAGAAGGGATCCCCTGCGGTATACACTCGAGTTGGTTCTTATCTCGATTGGATAACGCAGCACACCAATGTTCCATTGGAAAATTAGGCGATGAATCTTCATTAAGACAATCAAGATAACGTGTGTATCATCAATAGAGGTGTCTTCCAAATAAATTTACACTTTGTATCCATGACTGTATGGATGtgtttaaattattttttgtGCTGACCTTATTTCCATGTGGTCTTTATCTTCGTTGTCAGCCTAATCGCTTTTGCAGGGGGATCACTAAATTTCGAATTGTATAAATACAAACTTGAGGCGTGATTAGCCCTTAGTTTTGTTCATCAAAAACCGGTTGCACGGTGGCATAATCGGTTACGATAGAGATATAGCAATGTGCAAGCTACTCGTTCTACTGACGGCGCTGCTGGCCTTGGGCAGTCTCAGTGCAGCTGACAGTAATCCAAGTGCAAGAATAATTAAGTTGCCCATTGCAAAAGAACTACCCGATATTGAATCCTTGATCCAGGAACCCAATCAGCGAATTACCGGTGGTGAAGTGGTATTACCGACAGAAATCCCATATGCTGCCGGTCTCATGGTACAAGGACCAGCCGGGTCCAGATGGTGTGGTGGTGCTCTGGTTTCCCTAACTTTTGTCGTATCAACGGCCAGTTGTCATATCCTGTAAGTTATTGCCCAATAGACACATATAGAACACAATAATCTAACATGCTTATTTTCAGTGAACCTGTTCCCATTGTAGCATACCTGGGATCTGCGAATATGAGTGATCTAGGCGACACTGTTTCAGTTGCTGAGATGCGTATTCATATCGACTACGATGCTGAAGCATGGCAGAATGATATTGTTCTACTTCGCCTGCAACGAGCAACCTTCCCTAGTGGTATGTTGATCTTAAGCTTCTGAAAGTCAAAGCCCTGACATCGTATTTTCTTTTAGCAACCATTCAACCAGCTCGCCTACCCAACATGCGTCAACTGATGTCCCCTTTCACCGGCCAGTTGGCAACCGCGTCCGGATGGGGTGCCTTGTACCACAACGCTCCAGAAGTGCTCCCGCTGCACCAACTGCGTCGGGTACGATTGCCGGTCATCAACAATGTCAACTGCGCTATCCGTTTCCCGGGATGGATTACCGAAAACCAAATCTGTGTGGCAACCGAAGAGGGATCGCCGTGCCACGGTGACCAGGGTGGCCCTCTGACGGTGGCCGATCCCGATGGCAGGACCACGCTGATAGGACTGTTCGCCTACAATTCTGTGCTGGGATGCAACTCCGGATGGCCAGCAGTTTTTACCCGAATTACACCGTATTTGTTCTGGATTCAGGAGAACTCGGACGTTATCATTTCGCCTGATTTCGAGTACTGAAGCGCATTTGTTTTGTAAAATGAGGCAATTGGCTTGCAGATTAACTTTGTCGTTAGAGATTACCATctgtaaataaattgaaaaaatatatctCTTGATAATAAAAACATGCATTAATGtaattgagcgattccaagcaacagcatcaaaattaaggaaaatttttaattcatgattttctattgaactgaaactttgcacagtttttcagttccatctaaatcgccatttttcgatataaaatttttatttagagccacgactaacttttcaaaagggtgtatgtgaaaatggttcaaaaatattcaaaaatatgcacagcaaaaacggattgttcgattgttatgaatttttcagcaaagttagatagctaaatggtgatttctaagaaaatatacactgtgaaaaaaaatctattttatcattgaaaaacatcatttttgtcacaaaaactcaaatatctcaaaaccctatctttttaccaacttgaattttttagggaaaacggtccattgtattagcaatctaccataaaaatttggtgatggtaaactaataaacaaaaaagttataacatttcaaaaatttcacaatttttacatttagtaaaaaaaaaatttctgtgtaaattatttcggccgggaatcgcgatttgatgctgattttattgttcagcaaagttagataactaaatggcgattcctaagaaaatatacactgtgaaaaaaatcttttttaacattaaaaaatatcatttttgtcacaaaaactcaaatatctcaaaaccctatctttttaccaacgtaattttttagagaaaacggtccattgtattagcaatctaccatgaaaataaacaaaaaagttatgacaattcaaacatttcacaattttcacatttagtaataattttttttagtgtaaattatttcggccggaaattgaagtttgatgctgattttattgttaatggccttgcgtgagtaaaacaagttgtttttattatatattatatatacatataatataatatactatgtaccgtaatgttccgattttatcacgccctccgcgcattagtcgtttattcattaatttgctgttacatttgaggacaagtgttttccctcttcttcaagatgaatgttgaaagcgtgttttgcaacattaaaaatattgaaatgggtatagatgttgaagaatattacagggcatttttgaaaagggacgtaattaaattgtttaaacagatgtcgctgatggcaatttctcagttgttgtcgttttcgaacttcctgcgccctgctttaccgatgatatacagatggctcgtttgtcaaattctagacggcaggacgtgcaaatgcgtaattttgtacacaatgtggacatttgggcataaccagtctctttcagtttatctatggtgctttcggtgagatttcgtaactcttttgaacattttttttcatcaaacggtctacaagagagcgttgagttgaagacctttgagaaagcgactgttcatgttgttcgttagattataataaacaaaatcacttattaattttaacttacttgtttggtgttggtggctgaagaaaaaatactatacaatttttaatattcatagcggtagtatttttttgtttttttcgtgagcattgtcaggtatgtatacagacaaacaaacgtaacactggcgaaattttcattgaccacgccttcaacgatcattttgaatcttggttgtggctttcataacaagaagagcgcccatcgtttttctttgcgtttgacgtttcacactagcgccttctgatgacgatattgcacaacgcagtgtttcgcgaaacatttccaccaggtggtgatagtgtgaactgggcgatgaattttcactaaaattgttctaggcgtttcgtctgtttgtctgtggtatgtacctcttatgcatttgttgttgttgaagttactcgcattcttccgatcataaagtctgttctctacacacttaattttgattaccgcacggtgtgtctggtataagaaatttattacaaaaaaataggcatcgctaatttttacgttacgtga contains the following coding sequences:
- the LOC109432077 gene encoding brachyurin-like; translated protein: MKRFAIVFAGLALASASVVNFPNMKRVEELDIFWKQLDPQLQALRPSENQRIVNGQEARPNQFPYQALVLSFFEDGNSGLCGGTILTPNFVMTAAHCVLIGTLATHGTAVLGAHNRQVAEATQQRFNFDQVNVHPSYIAALLRNDIATVRLSVPAVFNEFVQPIDIPALSDTRTFAGMTGIISGFGRTSDETGSPASEVVMYTSNPILTNADCAASWNAVLVGAQNICLSGAGGRSVCNGDSGGPLAIHENGRSLQVGISSMVHVDGCASGMPSVFVRVSHYLQWIADNSDVVLRN
- the LOC109432088 gene encoding LOW QUALITY PROTEIN: uncharacterized protein LOC109432088 (The sequence of the model RefSeq protein was modified relative to this genomic sequence to represent the inferred CDS: substituted 1 base at 1 genomic stop codon) is translated as MIKSLVLFTFLATLTLRRVHSVPIAALEDRDTGWMEMSTFWIRLPNVDYRKKVVVSEASIGGSKIAGGTIAEKQQFPYQAAILVNFLDGSGVLCGGAIVSSTYVLTAAHCMDGSIDATVIVGTNVISIPSDDQAVEIKVTFHDILVHPKYDPVEVVNDIAIVRLTKALVFSNKIQPIRLPNTKEALLDLANTDATVSGWGALSGDEYVEINDSIKLELRYTNNPVISNDVCSKMFQDMIRNGHVCVSGDKGRNACQGDSGGPLKASLNGKPTLIGIVSYGSVDGCEKGSPAVYTRVGSYLDWITQHTNVPLENXPLVLFIKNRLHGGIIGYDRDIAMCKLLVLLTALLALGSLSAADSNPSARIIKLPIAKELPDIESLIQEPNQRITGGEVVLPTEIPYAAGLMVQGPAGSRWCGGALVSLTFVVSTASCHILEPVPIVAYLGSANMSDLGDTVSVAEMRIHIDYDAEAWQNDIVLLRLQRATFPSATIQPARLPNMRQLMSPFTGQLATASGWGALYHNAPEVLPLHQLRRVRLPVINNVNCAIRFPGWITENQICVATEEGSPCHGDQGGPLTVADPDGRTTLIGLFAYNSVLGCNSGWPAVFTRITPYLFWIQENSDVIISPDFEY